In Nitrospiria bacterium, a single genomic region encodes these proteins:
- a CDS encoding aspartate carbamoyltransferase catalytic subunit encodes MPLKSKDLISIKDLDRDDLRLILDTAESFKEVGAREIKKVPTLRGKTVVNLFFEPSTRTRTSFELAAKRLSADVVNISASGSSVAKGESLLDTARNIQAMQSDLIIVRHPCAGAPVLLARNVSSAIINAGDGAHEHPTQALLDLFTIRERKKRLEGLTVAIVGDVLHSRVARSAIAALKMVGSTIRLVGPPTMIPREVAHWGVEVFYQYEEALKGADVIMILRLQLERQGRGLFPTLREYANLYGLTARRLAMAKDDVLVMHPGPINRGVEISPDVADGLSSAILAQATNGVAVRMAVLYLLSGVAKHEPVDP; translated from the coding sequence ATGCCGCTTAAGAGCAAAGATCTGATCAGCATCAAGGACCTGGACCGGGACGATCTCCGGCTGATCCTGGACACGGCCGAGTCCTTCAAAGAGGTCGGCGCGCGGGAGATCAAAAAGGTCCCGACGCTTCGCGGGAAGACCGTCGTGAACCTGTTCTTCGAGCCCAGCACGCGGACGCGGACCTCCTTCGAGCTGGCGGCCAAGCGCCTCTCGGCCGATGTCGTGAACATTTCCGCGTCCGGCAGCAGCGTGGCCAAGGGCGAATCGCTCCTGGACACGGCCCGGAACATCCAGGCGATGCAGTCCGATCTGATCATCGTCCGTCATCCCTGCGCCGGCGCGCCGGTCCTGCTGGCCCGGAACGTGAGCAGCGCCATCATCAACGCCGGGGACGGGGCGCACGAGCATCCCACGCAGGCGTTGCTGGACCTGTTCACCATCCGCGAGCGGAAGAAAAGGCTGGAAGGCCTCACGGTCGCGATCGTCGGCGACGTGCTTCACAGCCGGGTCGCTCGGTCGGCGATCGCGGCGCTGAAGATGGTCGGTTCGACGATCCGCCTTGTCGGGCCGCCGACGATGATCCCCCGCGAGGTCGCGCACTGGGGCGTGGAGGTGTTCTATCAGTACGAGGAGGCCCTGAAGGGCGCGGACGTGATCATGATCCTGAGGCTGCAGCTGGAACGCCAGGGGCGGGGGCTCTTTCCGACGCTCCGGGAATACGCGAACCTCTACGGTCTGACCGCCCGCCGCCTGGCGATGGCCAAGGACGACGTGCTGGTGATGCATCCGGGGCCGATCAACCGGGGCGTCGAGATCAGTCCCGACGTCGCGGACGGCCTCTCGTCCGCGATCCTGGCCCAGGCCACCAACGGCGTGGCGGTCCGGATGGCCGTTCTCTACCTTTTATCGGGAGTCGCGAAACATGAACCTGTTGATCCGTAA
- the pyrR gene encoding bifunctional pyr operon transcriptional regulator/uracil phosphoribosyltransferase PyrR — translation MLKPGEKIVLDALGMNRAMSRVAHEVIERNRGLTDLTLVGIRTGGVHLAHRLAARLKEIEGAVLPVGALDITLYRDDLNKMREQPAVRKTEIGFDFTDKIVILVDDVLFTGRTIRAAMDQLIDFGRPREIQLAVLIDRGHRELPIRANYVGKSFPTSPEEKVKVLLKEEGEDDRVIIENAA, via the coding sequence ATGTTAAAGCCCGGTGAAAAAATTGTTCTGGATGCCCTGGGAATGAACCGGGCGATGAGCCGTGTGGCCCATGAAGTGATCGAACGGAACCGGGGCCTGACCGACCTGACCCTGGTCGGGATCCGGACCGGCGGCGTTCATCTGGCCCACCGCCTGGCCGCCCGGCTCAAGGAGATCGAGGGGGCCGTCCTGCCGGTCGGCGCCCTGGACATCACGCTCTACCGGGACGATCTGAACAAAATGCGCGAGCAGCCCGCCGTCCGGAAGACCGAGATCGGGTTCGACTTCACGGACAAAATCGTGATCCTGGTGGACGACGTCCTGTTCACCGGCCGGACGATAAGGGCCGCGATGGACCAGTTGATCGATTTCGGCCGGCCGCGGGAGATCCAGCTGGCCGTCCTGATCGACCGCGGCCATCGCGAGCTGCCGATCCGCGCCAATTACGTCGGAAAGAGTTTTCCGACTTCCCCGGAGGAAAAGGTAAAGGTTTTGTTGAAGGAGGAAGGCGAAGACGACCGGGTGATTATCGAAAATGCCGCTTAA